A region from the Negativicoccus succinicivorans genome encodes:
- a CDS encoding metallophosphoesterase, protein MRFWALSDLHLSGDPPQKPMDVFGDRWRNHRQKVETNWRQQVAQEDTVLIGGDVSWAMKLEEAAPDLDFIRALPGRKIILRGNHDYWWAGLAKMQRATDHELLFLHNNFIPLTDTVAIAGTRGWIAPGDTQWKPEDEVVWARELQRLERSLTLAREAGFTKLLVATHYPPFNEAREPTEMADIAKRYGALGYIYGHIHDEQNFRYLPREIHGVPLYLTSADYLQFSPLEIPLPL, encoded by the coding sequence ATGCGATTTTGGGCATTAAGCGATTTGCACCTGTCGGGCGATCCGCCGCAAAAGCCGATGGATGTTTTCGGCGATCGCTGGCGGAACCATCGGCAGAAAGTGGAAACGAATTGGCGCCAGCAGGTGGCGCAGGAAGATACGGTGTTGATCGGCGGCGATGTTTCGTGGGCGATGAAGCTCGAAGAGGCCGCTCCCGATTTGGATTTTATTCGGGCGTTGCCGGGACGTAAAATCATTTTGCGGGGCAATCATGATTATTGGTGGGCGGGACTTGCGAAAATGCAACGCGCGACCGATCATGAATTGCTTTTTTTACACAATAACTTTATCCCGCTGACCGACACGGTGGCTATCGCCGGCACGCGCGGCTGGATCGCGCCGGGAGATACGCAGTGGAAGCCGGAAGACGAAGTCGTTTGGGCGCGCGAATTGCAACGTCTGGAACGTTCGTTGACGTTGGCGCGGGAAGCCGGTTTTACCAAGCTGCTCGTGGCCACGCATTATCCGCCGTTCAATGAAGCGCGCGAACCGACCGAGATGGCGGACATCGCGAAGCGATACGGAGCGCTCGGATATATTTACGGACATATCCATGACGAGCAAAATTTCCGTTATTTGCCGCGGGAAATCCACGGCGTGCCTCTTTATCTCACGAGCGCGGATTACTTGCAATTCAGTCCTTTGGAGATTCCTTTGCCGCTGTGA
- a CDS encoding ABC transporter permease, whose product MLRQIAWSELRHRPWQTLLLTLLIALAIASSVFIAALSFGMHYGLTKATEPFQQIVGAKGSANQLVLNTVYLKDRPIGNVTGDVFQEVKANPLVKQAIPLAFGDNWRGFRIVGTENTIFDYRVKPQSEPWLKVASGRRFNAPFEAVIGDGAAKLLGAKIGDTFQSIHGATAHGHVHKDQIYTVVGILAPVEGPYDHAVLTDIRSVWLAHEHHHDHEHEAAAHEEEHEHEHEAAAHEEEHEHEHEAAAHEEEHEHEHEHEHEHEAAAQDVNDGEHAATAGQVTAVLIQPQGYGQALKLAMEFQQRNDAQLVFPAQVIIQLFSLMGQGEKMWWYIGAFFIAAALLVVLSTLYLSGLQRLPERAILRVLGAKRSELLTVTLWQNGLIIVLGGILGYVLGYAGYLGVRSLMATNTAIALPLIFLKEPLLIALGTMAVGLLASLIPAWLLARKDTLSKL is encoded by the coding sequence ATGCTGCGCCAAATAGCTTGGAGCGAACTGCGCCACCGGCCGTGGCAAACGCTTTTGCTGACGCTTTTAATCGCGCTGGCGATCGCCTCCTCCGTATTTATCGCCGCGCTTTCGTTCGGCATGCATTACGGACTCACGAAAGCGACCGAACCGTTCCAGCAAATTGTCGGCGCCAAAGGCAGCGCCAACCAGTTGGTACTCAACACGGTATATTTGAAAGACCGTCCGATTGGTAACGTCACCGGCGATGTTTTTCAAGAAGTAAAAGCCAATCCGTTGGTAAAGCAGGCGATCCCGCTGGCGTTCGGTGACAACTGGCGCGGTTTTCGCATCGTCGGCACCGAAAATACGATTTTCGATTATCGCGTCAAGCCGCAAAGCGAACCATGGCTGAAAGTTGCGTCGGGCCGCCGTTTCAACGCGCCTTTTGAAGCGGTCATCGGCGACGGCGCCGCGAAACTTTTGGGCGCTAAAATCGGCGACACATTTCAATCCATTCACGGCGCGACCGCGCACGGTCATGTCCACAAAGATCAAATCTACACGGTCGTCGGTATTTTGGCGCCGGTGGAAGGTCCGTACGATCACGCCGTTTTAACGGATATCCGCAGCGTCTGGCTGGCGCATGAACACCACCATGATCACGAACACGAAGCCGCCGCGCACGAAGAAGAACATGAACATGAACACGAAGCCGCCGCGCACGAAGAAGAACATGAACATGAACACGAAGCCGCCGCGCATGAAGAAGAACATGAACATGAACATGAACATGAACACGAACACGAAGCCGCCGCGCAAGACGTGAACGACGGTGAGCACGCCGCGACCGCGGGACAGGTGACGGCCGTATTGATTCAGCCGCAAGGCTACGGTCAGGCGTTGAAACTCGCCATGGAGTTCCAGCAGCGCAACGACGCGCAACTGGTCTTTCCGGCGCAGGTCATTATTCAACTTTTCTCCCTGATGGGCCAAGGCGAAAAAATGTGGTGGTACATCGGCGCCTTTTTCATCGCCGCCGCTCTGTTAGTCGTTCTTTCCACGCTCTATCTTTCCGGTCTGCAGCGTTTACCTGAACGCGCGATTCTGCGCGTACTGGGCGCCAAACGTTCGGAACTTTTGACCGTGACACTCTGGCAAAACGGTTTGATTATAGTCCTCGGCGGAATTCTCGGCTACGTTCTCGGTTACGCGGGTTATCTCGGCGTCCGTTCGCTGATGGCGACGAATACGGCGATCGCTTTGCCGCTGATATTTCTGAAAGAGCCGCTGTTGATCGCGCTGGGTACCATGGCCGTCGGCTTGCTGGCTTCATTAATTCCCGCATGGCTGCTGGCGCGCAAAGATACGCTTTCTAAACTGTAA
- a CDS encoding ABC transporter ATP-binding protein, whose protein sequence is MINLRNVKKSYRDGNHERTVLAIDVLELGDCSQWALVGPSGSGKSTLLHLLAGLTRAQEGVIQIDGTDLTACRESELDEFRAAHVGYVMQNFSLLPTLRARDNILAGAFFARTSDRDRADAAEELLRSVGLPERGHQLPRELSMGEQQRVAVARALIKNPDYIFADEPTASLDRATGMAVIELLQQRARAAGATLIVATHDKDVAAKLDGTIRLEGGRLCCAK, encoded by the coding sequence ATGATCAATTTACGCAATGTGAAAAAATCATATCGTGACGGCAATCACGAACGCACCGTATTGGCGATCGACGTGCTGGAGCTTGGCGACTGCAGTCAATGGGCGCTGGTCGGTCCCAGCGGCAGCGGCAAGTCGACGTTGCTGCACTTACTGGCGGGGTTAACGCGCGCGCAGGAAGGCGTAATTCAGATCGACGGCACGGATCTTACGGCTTGCCGTGAGTCCGAACTCGATGAATTTCGCGCGGCGCATGTCGGCTACGTCATGCAAAACTTTTCTTTATTGCCGACTTTACGCGCGCGGGATAATATCCTGGCCGGCGCTTTTTTCGCCCGCACCTCTGATCGCGACCGTGCCGACGCGGCGGAAGAACTTTTGCGCTCGGTCGGTTTACCGGAACGCGGTCATCAGTTGCCGCGCGAACTCAGCATGGGAGAACAGCAGCGCGTAGCGGTAGCGCGCGCTCTCATCAAAAATCCCGATTATATTTTCGCCGATGAGCCCACCGCCAGCCTGGATCGCGCCACGGGTATGGCCGTGATCGAACTTTTACAGCAACGCGCGCGCGCGGCGGGCGCCACGCTGATTGTAGCGACCCATGATAAAGACGTCGCTGCGAAGCTCGACGGCACGATTCGTTTGGAAGGAGGCCGCCTATGCTGCGCCAAATAG
- a CDS encoding uracil-DNA glycosylase, producing MTDGTSEIDWWKDTAPTNWQTLPDSAESFTERWYETVKHCRHCRLGAEPNHGPTGATGPIDAPLMLVGEGPGGVEDAYGVPLVGPSGQLLDRVLWSVGITRDRVYVTNIVKCRPRNNRTPQAAEADICAARWLCREIALGKPRAIVALGKVALRFFAGRELGMVRSRGQWLQWTLPGTNEVYPVMPTFHPAYLLRLTGQAEKEAKWQVYYDLLAAKEKAAAAVPAYRWQAATPPDLKGLFDKRRQERAQRR from the coding sequence ATGACGGACGGGACGAGCGAGATCGATTGGTGGAAGGATACCGCGCCGACAAATTGGCAGACCTTGCCGGACAGCGCGGAGTCGTTTACGGAACGTTGGTACGAAACGGTGAAGCATTGCCGCCATTGTCGCCTCGGCGCGGAACCGAATCACGGTCCGACCGGCGCGACCGGTCCGATCGACGCGCCGTTGATGCTGGTCGGCGAGGGACCGGGCGGTGTGGAAGACGCGTACGGCGTGCCGTTGGTCGGCCCGAGCGGGCAACTTTTAGACCGCGTGCTTTGGTCGGTAGGCATTACGCGCGACCGCGTGTATGTGACGAATATCGTCAAGTGTCGACCGCGCAATAATCGCACGCCGCAAGCTGCGGAGGCGGATATTTGCGCTGCGCGCTGGCTCTGCCGCGAAATCGCGCTGGGGAAACCGCGCGCGATCGTCGCTTTGGGAAAAGTCGCGCTGCGTTTTTTCGCCGGCCGCGAATTGGGCATGGTACGTTCGCGCGGTCAATGGTTGCAGTGGACCCTGCCGGGCACGAACGAAGTCTATCCCGTCATGCCGACGTTTCATCCCGCGTACCTGTTGCGTTTGACGGGGCAGGCGGAAAAGGAAGCGAAGTGGCAGGTATACTACGATTTACTGGCGGCCAAAGAAAAAGCGGCGGCCGCCGTTCCCGCATACCGCTGGCAAGCGGCGACGCCGCCGGATCTCAAGGGTCTGTTCGACAAACGTCGTCAGGAGCGCGCGCAGAGGCGCTGA
- the dnaB gene encoding replicative DNA helicase, producing MIERIPPQNVDAELSVLGAAVTNKEAAIKATDVLQAADFYREANAVVFEAINNLIFHNQNVDVLTVTEELRRMGQLDNVGGVSYVTDLPNHLVSSLDVERHAQIVLEKARLRRLILAADTIAGEAYAGEGEVTDIVDAAERRILEVAKDERRQEMTAIGEIVQGQLDDIANKYTNKSGITGLPTGFSGFDNITSGLQPSDLILVAARPSMGKTALTLNIAQHVALKEHKNVAFFSLEMSQEQLGLRMICSTALVDSQKLRTGRITSQDEWSRIMQAATALYDAPLFIDDTPGITVAEMRSKARRLQAEKGLDLIIVDYLQLMQGSQGRRQAENRQQEISEISRSLKSLARELKVPVIALSQLSRSVESRQVKRPMLSDLRESGSLEQDADIVAFLYREGYYQQEIEDSSKNITEVIIAKHRNGATGTIQLYFHGQWTRFVDMTNRNDEAEAQ from the coding sequence ATGATCGAACGGATTCCACCGCAAAATGTGGACGCGGAACTGTCCGTCTTAGGGGCGGCGGTGACCAATAAAGAAGCGGCGATCAAAGCGACCGACGTACTACAGGCGGCCGATTTTTATCGGGAAGCCAACGCAGTCGTTTTTGAAGCGATCAATAATCTGATTTTTCACAACCAAAATGTTGACGTCTTGACGGTGACGGAAGAACTGCGTCGCATGGGGCAACTGGATAATGTCGGCGGCGTCAGCTACGTGACGGACTTGCCGAATCATCTCGTTTCCTCCCTCGACGTGGAACGGCACGCGCAGATCGTGCTGGAAAAAGCGCGTTTGCGCCGCCTGATTCTCGCGGCCGATACAATCGCGGGAGAAGCGTACGCCGGCGAAGGCGAAGTGACGGATATCGTCGATGCCGCCGAACGGCGTATTTTGGAAGTGGCGAAAGATGAACGTCGTCAGGAGATGACGGCGATCGGTGAGATCGTCCAGGGACAGTTGGATGATATCGCCAATAAATACACGAATAAAAGCGGAATTACCGGTTTACCGACCGGATTTTCCGGTTTCGATAATATTACGAGCGGCCTGCAGCCGTCCGATCTGATTTTGGTGGCGGCGCGTCCGTCCATGGGTAAAACGGCGCTGACGCTTAACATCGCGCAGCATGTGGCACTGAAAGAGCATAAAAATGTAGCGTTCTTTTCCTTGGAAATGTCGCAGGAGCAGCTGGGCTTGCGTATGATCTGCTCGACCGCGCTTGTCGATTCGCAAAAATTGCGCACCGGCCGCATCACTTCGCAGGATGAATGGTCGCGTATTATGCAGGCGGCGACGGCTTTATACGACGCGCCGCTGTTCATCGATGATACGCCGGGGATTACGGTCGCGGAAATGCGTTCCAAGGCGCGGCGCTTGCAGGCGGAAAAAGGACTCGATTTAATTATCGTCGATTACTTGCAATTGATGCAGGGCAGTCAGGGTCGTCGACAGGCGGAAAATCGGCAGCAGGAAATTTCCGAAATTTCCCGCTCGCTGAAAAGCTTGGCGCGTGAACTCAAAGTGCCGGTGATCGCACTTTCGCAGTTGAGCCGAAGCGTCGAATCGCGCCAAGTGAAACGCCCGATGCTTTCCGATTTGCGCGAATCCGGTTCCTTGGAGCAGGACGCGGATATCGTCGCGTTTCTCTATCGGGAAGGTTACTACCAGCAGGAAATTGAAGATTCCAGTAAAAATATCACGGAAGTCATCATCGCCAAGCATAGAAACGGCGCCACGGGCACGATTCAGTTGTACTTCCATGGTCAGTGGACGCGCTTTGTCGATATGACGAACCGCAACGATGAGGCGGAGGCGCAGTAA
- a CDS encoding DUF4931 domain-containing protein, producing MQEPILFNPRVAAQKPRSVLHDPCPFCAREHLTDILAQKDDMIWLVNKYPVMEKTWQTVLIETAKHDSDIATYAPEEWENILRFSMEKWRETIARRRFRSVIYYRNFGPTSGGSIRHPHSQIIGCESFDYMQNVRLDQLDGEVLHETNSVRVTLSDHPICGLREFNVRLKDPRRLDEFADSIQKLVKVIVDPNGWGYASYNLFFYAADYEYCKIIARGVTSPLFLGYMLTQAPDAKARQGIREELMPLWTATRRR from the coding sequence GTGCAAGAACCGATTTTATTTAATCCGCGCGTGGCCGCGCAGAAACCGCGCAGCGTTTTGCATGATCCCTGTCCGTTTTGCGCCCGCGAGCATTTGACTGATATCCTCGCACAAAAAGACGATATGATTTGGCTCGTCAACAAATATCCCGTCATGGAAAAAACCTGGCAGACCGTGTTGATCGAAACGGCGAAACATGACAGCGATATCGCGACGTACGCGCCGGAAGAATGGGAAAATATTTTACGCTTCAGCATGGAAAAATGGCGTGAAACGATTGCCAGACGCCGCTTCCGCTCCGTGATTTATTACCGCAACTTCGGTCCGACTTCGGGCGGTTCCATTCGGCATCCGCATTCGCAAATTATCGGTTGCGAATCGTTTGACTACATGCAAAATGTGCGGTTGGATCAGCTTGACGGCGAAGTTTTGCATGAAACGAACAGCGTGCGCGTGACGCTGTCGGATCATCCTATCTGCGGGTTGCGTGAATTTAATGTACGTCTGAAAGATCCGAGGCGTTTGGATGAATTTGCCGACAGCATTCAAAAACTTGTGAAAGTGATTGTCGATCCGAACGGCTGGGGATATGCCAGCTATAATTTGTTTTTCTACGCGGCCGACTATGAATACTGTAAAATTATCGCGCGCGGCGTGACGAGCCCGCTCTTTTTGGGCTACATGCTCACGCAAGCGCCCGATGCGAAGGCGCGGCAGGGGATCCGTGAGGAACTTATGCCGCTTTGGACGGCGACAAGGAGACGATAG